Proteins found in one Paraburkholderia caballeronis genomic segment:
- a CDS encoding GntR family transcriptional regulator, with protein MPLRGAPDGVSRADFVYARLREDIFELRLLPGDRLTETGIASRFEVSRTPAREALQRLQGDGLMRGYVRGGWEVAPIDFSRFDDLYEMRELIETFAIRRVCDRYARRLPDVVETLDALDALWNVPPAQRMTDGRRVAEHDEAFHLALVDAAGNEEVSAALRRVTDRIHVVHRLGFIYGDRVGDTYDEHAALLAAIRGGHCDEAAALASRHVYRCRAEVCKLGAQRLEGVRFAAG; from the coding sequence ATGCCGCTGCGAGGCGCGCCGGACGGCGTGTCGCGCGCCGACTTCGTCTACGCGCGGCTGCGCGAGGACATCTTCGAACTGCGCCTGTTGCCCGGCGACCGGCTGACCGAGACCGGCATCGCGTCGCGCTTCGAGGTGTCGCGCACGCCCGCGCGCGAGGCGCTGCAGCGGCTGCAGGGCGACGGATTGATGCGCGGCTACGTGCGCGGCGGCTGGGAGGTCGCGCCGATCGACTTCAGCCGTTTCGACGACCTGTACGAAATGCGCGAACTGATCGAGACGTTCGCGATCCGCCGTGTCTGCGACCGCTACGCGCGACGCCTGCCGGACGTCGTCGAGACGCTCGACGCGCTCGATGCGCTGTGGAACGTGCCGCCCGCGCAGCGGATGACCGACGGCCGGCGCGTCGCGGAGCACGACGAAGCGTTCCATCTCGCGCTCGTCGATGCGGCCGGCAACGAGGAAGTGTCCGCCGCGCTGCGGCGCGTGACCGACCGCATCCACGTCGTGCACCGGCTCGGCTTCATCTACGGCGACCGTGTCGGCGACACCTACGACGAACACGCGGCGCTGCTCGCCGCGATCCGCGGCGGCCACTGCGACGAAGCCGCCGCGCTCGCGTCGCGGCACGTGTACCGCTGCCGCGCGGAAGTCTGCAAGCTCGGCGCGCAGCGGCTCGAAGGCGTGCGTTTCGCGGCCGGCTGA
- a CDS encoding AraC family transcriptional regulator codes for MPKALPPDLRVGPDHGRSLARHYPRGLKIDPHMHDWAQVLYAVSGVMWVETGREALVVPPQRAVWLPPGTLHGITMMSAVEMRNVYLHGRYVGHLSRECDVFEVNGLLRELIATLAEREAERDEAWLQTAYRLTVMELAHARRHVQRIPLPGGADRRLAMLCDAVIAAPSLDVSFEQHAASVGASSRTLSRLFRRELGTGFAEWRRQVQLAVAVSRLAEGEPVSRVARSLGYLPSSFSDMFRRELGAPPTGFQATQTLKAPADEASAPAA; via the coding sequence ATGCCCAAAGCCCTGCCGCCGGACCTGCGCGTCGGCCCCGATCACGGCCGCTCGCTCGCGCGGCACTACCCGCGCGGCCTGAAAATCGATCCGCATATGCACGACTGGGCGCAGGTGCTGTACGCGGTGTCCGGCGTGATGTGGGTCGAGACCGGCCGCGAGGCGCTCGTCGTGCCGCCGCAGCGCGCAGTGTGGCTGCCGCCCGGCACGCTGCACGGGATCACGATGATGAGCGCGGTCGAGATGCGCAACGTGTATCTGCACGGGCGCTACGTCGGCCACCTGAGCCGCGAGTGCGACGTGTTCGAGGTGAACGGCCTGCTGCGCGAGCTGATCGCGACGCTCGCCGAACGCGAGGCGGAACGCGACGAAGCGTGGCTGCAGACCGCGTACCGGCTGACCGTGATGGAACTCGCGCACGCGCGCCGCCACGTGCAGCGCATCCCGCTGCCCGGCGGCGCGGACCGGCGGCTCGCGATGCTGTGCGACGCGGTGATCGCCGCCCCGTCGCTCGACGTCAGCTTCGAGCAGCACGCGGCGTCGGTCGGGGCGAGTTCGCGCACGCTGTCGCGACTGTTTCGCCGTGAACTCGGCACCGGGTTCGCGGAGTGGCGGCGTCAGGTGCAACTGGCGGTCGCGGTGTCGCGGCTCGCGGAAGGCGAGCCGGTGAGCCGCGTCGCGCGTTCGCTCGGTTATCTGCCGAGCAGCTTCAGCGACATGTTCCGCCGCGAACTCGGCGCGCCGCCGACCGGCTTCCAGGCGACCCAGACGCTGAAAGCGCCCGCCGACGAAGCGTCCGCGCCAGCCGCGTGA
- a CDS encoding entericidin A/B family lipoprotein yields the protein MTRYIAFALALFSVTLAACNTIAGAGEDLSRGGQAITNSAEKAK from the coding sequence ATGACTCGATACATCGCGTTTGCGCTCGCCCTCTTCTCGGTCACGCTCGCCGCGTGCAACACCATCGCCGGCGCGGGCGAAGACCTGTCGCGAGGCGGCCAGGCAATCACGAACAGCGCGGAAAAGGCGAAATAA
- a CDS encoding class I SAM-dependent methyltransferase, with protein sequence MKIWQRRTPIEQPQPEQPKPFDSAAYWSGRYRAGGNSGAGSYGRLAEFKAEILNAFVEEHHVDSVIEFGCGDGAQLRLARYPSYLGFDVAEESVALCRNAIGENETRAFRHAGQYRHERADLTLSLDVIFHLIEDDVFHEYMRRLFFSAGRYVIIYSSNYDGDWPAEHVKHRKFTDWVEQYHANFQLIRHIPNRYPLVDDPQNESFADFYIFEKRPSRRHSLPGHLVVSLTSYEKRFPTLELTLRRILQQSVTPDETVLWISAKDSEHLPDGVVQLQRNGLSIQITSDIGSYKKIIPALKRYPDSFILTLDDDQIYPLDVIEPLVACYRSPSEILCRRAHRIRFDADGKPLPYMQWQHEYQDDEESPDLFATGVCGVLYPPKSLAPQVLDDEQFKRLAPRADDIWLFWMGRLAGSKVRRVGRHWQNVMWPGAEASSLMHYNWNGGNDAQIAAMIMQYGFPPTT encoded by the coding sequence ATGAAAATCTGGCAACGACGCACCCCGATCGAACAGCCCCAGCCCGAACAGCCGAAGCCATTCGACAGCGCCGCTTACTGGTCCGGGCGTTACCGCGCGGGCGGCAATTCCGGCGCTGGCTCATATGGCCGACTGGCCGAGTTCAAGGCGGAAATCCTCAATGCCTTCGTCGAAGAACACCACGTCGATTCGGTCATCGAATTCGGCTGTGGCGATGGCGCCCAGCTCAGGCTGGCGCGTTATCCGTCGTATCTGGGCTTCGACGTAGCCGAAGAAAGCGTCGCGCTTTGCCGCAACGCAATCGGAGAAAACGAGACGCGCGCGTTCCGCCATGCCGGGCAGTACCGGCACGAACGGGCCGATCTGACCTTGTCGCTCGACGTCATCTTTCATCTGATCGAGGATGACGTGTTCCACGAATACATGCGCCGCCTGTTCTTCTCGGCCGGACGCTACGTCATCATCTATTCGTCGAACTACGACGGCGACTGGCCCGCGGAACACGTCAAGCATCGCAAATTCACCGACTGGGTAGAGCAATACCACGCCAACTTCCAGTTGATCCGGCACATCCCGAACCGGTATCCCCTCGTCGACGATCCGCAGAACGAGTCCTTTGCGGACTTCTATATCTTCGAGAAGCGCCCTTCCCGAAGACACTCGTTGCCCGGACATCTAGTCGTATCGCTCACCTCGTACGAAAAGCGCTTTCCGACGCTCGAACTGACGCTTCGCCGCATCCTGCAGCAGAGCGTCACGCCCGACGAAACCGTGCTGTGGATTTCGGCGAAGGACAGCGAGCATCTTCCGGACGGCGTTGTCCAGTTGCAGCGCAACGGACTCTCGATCCAGATTACGAGCGACATCGGCTCGTACAAGAAGATCATTCCGGCGCTAAAACGCTATCCAGACAGTTTTATCCTGACGCTGGACGACGACCAGATCTATCCGCTCGACGTGATCGAGCCGCTGGTCGCCTGCTACCGCTCGCCCTCGGAAATCCTGTGCCGGCGCGCGCACCGGATCAGGTTCGATGCCGACGGAAAACCGCTGCCATACATGCAGTGGCAGCACGAATACCAGGACGACGAGGAGAGTCCCGACTTGTTCGCGACCGGCGTTTGTGGTGTTCTATATCCGCCGAAGTCGCTGGCTCCCCAGGTGCTCGACGACGAACAGTTCAAACGCCTCGCGCCGCGCGCCGACGATATATGGTTGTTCTGGATGGGGCGACTGGCGGGCAGCAAGGTGCGCCGCGTCGGGCGTCACTGGCAGAATGTCATGTGGCCGGGCGCGGAAGCGTCATCGCTGATGCATTACAACTGGAACGGCGGCAACGACGCGCAGATTGCCGCGATGATCATGCAGTACGGCTTCCCTCCGACGACTTGA
- a CDS encoding quinone oxidoreductase family protein, whose protein sequence is MKAIQFKTFGTPDVLEYVELPTPKPAAGHALIRVKSASVNPSDVKNVSGHFGHTQLPRVPGRDFSGTVVAGPDEWLGADVWGTGGDIGFTRNGTHAEFIEVPAAALARKPASLDHAQAASIGVNFVVAWLGTVEYARVEAGETIAVIGVSGGVGGAVTQIAKARGARVIGIDRHEPHPDSPAARLVDEFVPFDDQTAARVRELTGGAGAEVVYDAVGGVAFELALSLAKRRGRVVEISATGRRRVEFDLIDFYHNETQLLGADSAKLGVVESAPIMTAIAEGFDAGRFEAPVVALRFPLERAREAYEAVAGGTRGRVVIDAE, encoded by the coding sequence ATGAAAGCCATCCAGTTCAAGACCTTCGGCACCCCGGACGTTCTCGAATACGTCGAACTGCCGACCCCGAAGCCCGCCGCCGGCCACGCGCTTATCCGCGTGAAAAGCGCGTCGGTGAATCCGAGCGACGTGAAGAACGTGTCGGGCCACTTCGGGCACACGCAACTGCCGCGCGTGCCGGGGCGCGACTTCAGCGGCACCGTTGTCGCCGGCCCCGACGAGTGGCTCGGCGCGGACGTATGGGGCACCGGCGGCGACATCGGCTTCACGCGCAACGGCACGCACGCCGAGTTCATCGAGGTGCCGGCCGCCGCGCTCGCGCGCAAGCCGGCTTCGCTCGACCACGCGCAGGCGGCGTCGATCGGCGTGAACTTCGTCGTCGCTTGGCTCGGCACGGTCGAGTACGCGCGCGTCGAGGCCGGCGAGACGATCGCGGTGATCGGCGTGTCGGGCGGCGTCGGCGGCGCGGTCACGCAGATCGCGAAGGCGCGCGGCGCGCGCGTGATCGGCATCGACCGCCACGAGCCGCATCCGGATTCGCCGGCCGCGCGGCTCGTCGACGAGTTCGTGCCGTTCGACGACCAGACCGCCGCGCGCGTGCGCGAACTGACGGGCGGCGCGGGCGCGGAAGTGGTGTACGACGCGGTCGGCGGCGTCGCGTTCGAACTCGCGCTGTCGCTGGCGAAGCGGCGCGGGCGCGTGGTCGAGATCAGCGCGACCGGGCGGCGGCGCGTCGAGTTCGACCTGATCGACTTCTATCACAACGAGACGCAACTGCTCGGCGCGGACAGCGCGAAGCTCGGCGTCGTGGAGTCCGCGCCGATCATGACGGCGATCGCGGAAGGGTTCGACGCGGGCCGCTTCGAGGCGCCGGTCGTCGCGCTGCGGTTCCCGCTCGAACGCGCGCGCGAAGCGTACGAGGCGGTCGCGGGCGGCACGCGCGGCCGCGTCGTGATCGACGCCGAATGA
- a CDS encoding porin, with protein MKKTLIIAGVLGAFAASAHAQSSVTLYGSLDAGIVYANNAGGHSNWQQGSGSVSDTYFGLRGSEDLGAGLHAIFTLENGFDLNNGKFAESSTMFNRQAFVGLQSDRFGAVTLGRQYDSVVDYLAPIAAVGNTYGNNLAAHPFDNDNLDHSFSVKNAVKFQSANYAGFKFGGLYGFSNDAGQFSNNRAWSVGASYGNGPLNFAAAYLQLNNSPTSANAGGAVSSGQGNNFNLTAETQRTFGAGVNYAYGPATVGFVWTHTQYENLLGGSQGGDAFVIPTGTNLHLDNFELNGRYALTPALALDAAYTYTDGKVKGSNGTGDPKWHTVSLKADYSLSRRTDVYVEGVYQHASGELGNAGANVAMINTLTPSTGQNQVAAAVGLRHRF; from the coding sequence ATGAAGAAAACTCTGATTATCGCCGGCGTTCTCGGCGCATTCGCCGCCTCGGCTCACGCACAAAGCAGCGTCACGCTGTACGGCTCGCTCGACGCGGGCATCGTCTACGCAAACAACGCCGGCGGCCACAGCAACTGGCAGCAAGGCAGCGGCTCGGTCTCCGATACGTACTTCGGCCTGCGCGGCAGCGAAGACCTCGGCGCCGGCCTGCACGCGATCTTCACGTTGGAAAACGGCTTCGACCTGAACAACGGCAAGTTCGCCGAGAGCAGCACGATGTTCAACCGCCAGGCGTTCGTCGGCCTGCAAAGCGACCGCTTCGGCGCCGTGACGCTCGGCCGTCAATACGACTCCGTCGTCGACTACCTCGCGCCGATCGCCGCCGTCGGCAACACGTACGGCAACAACCTGGCCGCCCATCCGTTCGACAACGACAACCTCGACCACTCGTTCTCGGTCAAGAACGCGGTCAAGTTCCAGAGCGCGAACTACGCGGGCTTCAAGTTCGGCGGCCTGTACGGCTTCAGCAACGACGCCGGCCAGTTCTCGAATAACCGCGCATGGAGCGTCGGCGCATCGTACGGCAACGGCCCGCTGAACTTCGCTGCCGCCTACCTGCAACTGAACAATTCGCCGACCTCCGCGAACGCGGGCGGCGCGGTGTCCTCGGGTCAGGGCAACAACTTCAACCTGACGGCCGAAACGCAGCGCACGTTCGGCGCGGGCGTCAACTACGCATACGGTCCGGCGACGGTCGGTTTCGTGTGGACGCACACGCAGTATGAAAACCTGCTCGGCGGCTCGCAGGGCGGCGACGCGTTCGTGATCCCGACCGGCACGAACCTGCACCTCGACAACTTCGAACTGAACGGCCGCTACGCGCTGACGCCGGCGCTGGCTCTCGACGCCGCGTACACGTACACGGACGGCAAGGTGAAGGGCTCGAACGGCACCGGCGATCCGAAGTGGCACACGGTTTCGCTGAAGGCGGACTACTCGCTGTCGCGCCGCACCGACGTGTACGTCGAAGGCGTGTATCAGCATGCGTCGGGCGAACTGGGCAACGCCGGCGCGAACGTCGCGATGATCAACACGCTGACGCCGTCGACCGGCCAGAACCAGGTTGCCGCCGCAGTGGGTCTGCGCCACCGGTTCTGA
- a CDS encoding MraY family glycosyltransferase, with protein sequence MLSFALGFIVSLLVTLLIVRYAHLHEKFSTDADLAGVQKFHARPVPRIGGVGILAGLVVSAAQLHGAYPAVSGGILGLAACGLPAFGSGLTEDLTKRVSPLARLVCTMAAAAIAYFALGIAVTRISVPPLDFLLSYPAISFAITVLAVAALANAINIIDGFNGLASMVAFMMFASLGYVAFQVHDAVVLSASLVMMGAVMGFFIWNFPAGLIFLGDGGAYFIGFMLAELSILLVMRNRDVSAWYPVLLFMYPIFETCFSIYRKKFVRGMSPGIPDGVHLHMLVYKRLMRWAVGARTARELTHRNSLTSPYLWLLCLLAVIPATLFWRHTVHLFCFVVLFAATYVWLYVSIVRFRSPKWLVVRKSRRT encoded by the coding sequence ATGCTCAGTTTCGCGCTTGGCTTCATCGTCTCACTGCTGGTTACGCTGTTGATCGTGCGTTACGCGCATCTGCATGAAAAGTTCTCGACCGATGCGGATCTCGCGGGCGTGCAGAAATTCCACGCGCGGCCGGTGCCGCGCATCGGCGGCGTGGGGATCCTCGCGGGGCTCGTCGTGTCCGCCGCGCAACTGCACGGCGCGTATCCGGCGGTGTCCGGCGGCATTCTCGGCCTGGCCGCCTGCGGGTTGCCCGCGTTCGGCTCGGGGCTGACCGAGGACCTGACGAAACGCGTGTCGCCGCTCGCGCGGCTCGTCTGCACGATGGCGGCCGCCGCGATCGCGTATTTCGCGCTCGGCATCGCGGTCACGCGGATCAGCGTGCCGCCGCTCGACTTCCTGCTGTCGTACCCGGCGATCTCGTTCGCGATCACCGTGCTCGCGGTCGCCGCGCTCGCGAACGCGATCAATATCATCGACGGCTTCAACGGCCTCGCGTCGATGGTCGCGTTCATGATGTTCGCGTCGCTCGGCTACGTCGCGTTCCAGGTGCACGACGCGGTCGTGCTGTCGGCGTCGCTGGTCATGATGGGCGCGGTGATGGGCTTCTTCATCTGGAATTTCCCGGCCGGGCTGATCTTCCTCGGCGACGGCGGCGCGTATTTCATCGGCTTCATGCTCGCGGAACTGTCGATCCTGCTCGTGATGCGCAACCGCGACGTGTCCGCGTGGTATCCGGTGCTGCTGTTCATGTACCCGATCTTCGAGACGTGCTTCTCGATCTACCGGAAGAAGTTCGTGCGCGGGATGTCGCCGGGGATTCCGGACGGCGTGCACCTGCACATGCTCGTGTACAAGCGGCTGATGCGCTGGGCGGTCGGCGCGCGCACCGCGCGCGAACTGACGCACCGCAACTCGCTGACGTCGCCGTACCTGTGGCTGCTGTGCCTGCTCGCAGTGATCCCGGCGACGCTGTTCTGGCGTCACACGGTCCACCTGTTCTGCTTCGTCGTGCTGTTCGCGGCGACCTACGTGTGGCTGTACGTCAGCATCGTGCGGTTCCGCTCGCCGAAATGGCTGGTGGTGCGCAAAAGTCGCCGTACGTAG
- a CDS encoding glycosyltransferase, producing MDLRPLLRRIRDRITAPLVQQLSDEAEARRQAIDSLAATLNAEIDERLRQSAQLRQAITDETEARQTEDQRLRADAESRYADKAAVAEALAAEAGAREGAIAAHVQSMDARLAHEGQLVAREGRLVDGLLASMLDSLLANALPHYAPSSSAPRVSVIMPVRDRAGPVRRALASLQSQTMRDWEAVVVSDGSTDGTVATVETLAASDPRIKLLQLPASGVCAARNHGLAHARGDIVAYLDSDNRAFPDYLAEVVSAFDASAATHCVYAALVSDGPYVDGKRILCREWNRDMLLAANFIDLNVFSHRRSVYERLGGFDEGLTRLVDWDLVLRYTEDRPPTRLLIAGVSYNTRGEDRVSRRADIGRNRFLIQRKWLPRASVNPRVLYAIQPGPELDWACLWTEVRAALRAGVKVEVWLAQDVAPSLLPDVPLHRGALDAAIERSTPDLIHVHRIGALPATLNVANTRGIAVTVRADSSEGAQDVSAVTDPASQVARADLYPYQAVTVPPCPWVHMTHAVFDTELFVPPGDGSLAKDRRTILHAVTAASAEQIELLVEAARRLPEHRFVLAVAAGQKDPLDARLAQIAGSHAAIEVHPIQSQAELASLMAQAGIYLHLPDRGEPPENSTLGMPTPIAAAMACGAIPVVPGDPALIEYVDKTGTAYANVDELAARIIETQSWDDQTWHARFIAAIDRAFEHYADDITLHPLFETWRALAAQRSGSAEAAG from the coding sequence GTGGATCTGCGCCCGCTCTTGCGTCGGATCCGCGACCGGATCACGGCTCCCCTCGTACAGCAGTTGTCGGATGAAGCCGAGGCACGCCGGCAGGCCATCGATTCGCTTGCCGCGACGCTCAATGCCGAGATCGACGAGCGTTTGCGGCAGTCTGCGCAGTTGCGGCAGGCGATCACCGACGAAACCGAGGCCCGGCAGACAGAAGATCAGCGTCTGCGCGCCGACGCCGAATCGCGCTATGCCGACAAAGCAGCGGTGGCCGAAGCACTCGCCGCGGAAGCCGGCGCACGGGAAGGCGCGATCGCAGCCCATGTGCAGTCGATGGATGCCCGCCTCGCGCACGAGGGGCAATTAGTGGCCCGCGAAGGTCGGCTGGTGGACGGACTGCTGGCAAGCATGCTCGATTCGCTGCTCGCGAATGCGCTGCCGCACTATGCGCCTTCGTCGTCCGCGCCGCGGGTCAGCGTCATCATGCCGGTCCGCGACCGGGCCGGGCCGGTGCGCCGCGCGCTGGCCAGCCTTCAGTCGCAGACCATGCGGGATTGGGAAGCGGTGGTCGTATCCGACGGCTCCACTGACGGCACGGTCGCGACGGTCGAAACACTTGCCGCATCCGATCCGCGCATCAAGCTGCTGCAATTGCCCGCGTCGGGTGTCTGCGCCGCCCGCAATCATGGCCTCGCGCATGCACGCGGGGACATCGTCGCATACCTGGATTCGGACAACCGCGCGTTCCCCGACTACCTCGCGGAAGTCGTGTCCGCATTCGATGCGTCCGCAGCGACGCATTGCGTCTATGCCGCGCTCGTCAGCGACGGCCCGTACGTCGACGGCAAGCGGATTCTGTGTCGCGAATGGAACCGCGACATGCTGCTCGCCGCCAACTTCATCGACCTGAATGTCTTCTCCCATCGGAGAAGCGTGTACGAACGCCTCGGCGGATTCGACGAAGGGCTCACGCGGCTCGTGGACTGGGATCTCGTGCTGCGCTATACCGAAGACCGGCCGCCGACCCGGCTGCTGATCGCGGGAGTCAGCTACAACACGCGCGGCGAAGACCGCGTGTCGCGGCGCGCCGATATCGGCCGCAACCGCTTCCTGATCCAGCGAAAGTGGCTTCCCCGCGCGAGCGTCAATCCTCGCGTGCTCTATGCGATCCAGCCCGGACCCGAACTCGACTGGGCCTGCCTGTGGACCGAGGTCCGCGCGGCGCTGCGTGCAGGAGTCAAGGTCGAGGTCTGGCTCGCGCAAGACGTCGCCCCATCCCTGCTCCCCGACGTGCCGCTACATCGCGGCGCTCTCGATGCGGCCATCGAACGATCGACGCCCGACCTGATACACGTCCATCGCATCGGCGCGCTCCCCGCCACACTGAACGTCGCGAATACGCGCGGCATCGCCGTCACCGTTCGTGCAGACAGCAGCGAAGGGGCTCAGGACGTGAGTGCGGTGACAGACCCGGCCTCGCAGGTCGCACGCGCAGACCTGTACCCGTACCAAGCCGTGACGGTGCCGCCGTGTCCGTGGGTGCACATGACGCACGCCGTATTCGACACCGAACTGTTCGTCCCGCCGGGCGACGGCAGCCTCGCGAAAGACCGTCGCACGATACTGCATGCGGTCACCGCCGCGTCGGCCGAACAGATCGAACTGCTCGTCGAAGCGGCGCGTCGCCTCCCCGAACACCGGTTCGTGCTTGCCGTAGCCGCCGGGCAAAAAGACCCGCTCGACGCCAGGCTCGCACAGATCGCAGGCAGCCATGCGGCGATCGAAGTCCATCCGATCCAGTCGCAAGCCGAACTGGCGAGCCTGATGGCGCAGGCGGGCATCTATCTGCATCTGCCCGATCGCGGAGAACCCCCGGAGAATTCGACGCTCGGCATGCCGACGCCGATTGCGGCGGCCATGGCGTGCGGCGCCATTCCGGTCGTGCCGGGCGATCCCGCGCTGATCGAGTACGTCGACAAGACCGGCACCGCCTATGCGAACGTCGACGAACTGGCGGCGCGCATCATAGAAACGCAATCGTGGGACGATCAAACGTGGCATGCGCGCTTCATCGCCGCGATCGATCGCGCGTTCGAGCACTACGCGGACGACATCACGCTCCACCCGCTGTTCGAAACGTGGCGGGCGCTGGCCGCCCAGCGTTCGGGGAGCGCCGAAGCGGCAGGATGA
- a CDS encoding DUF1427 family protein — translation MKAYLVSLAVGVVVGLLYNVVDVKSPAPPTIALVGLLGMLAGENAIPFIRHCIAYFAS, via the coding sequence ATGAAGGCGTATCTCGTTTCGCTCGCGGTCGGCGTGGTCGTCGGCCTGCTTTATAACGTCGTCGACGTGAAGTCGCCCGCGCCGCCGACGATCGCGCTCGTCGGGCTGCTCGGCATGCTGGCCGGCGAGAATGCGATTCCGTTCATCCGGCATTGCATCGCGTATTTCGCCAGTTGA
- a CDS encoding PLP-dependent cysteine synthase family protein, with the protein MPHSAWTRDAIRKIDADFNRSADTHLIPLDLPGYPALRFYLKDESSHPTGSLKHRLARSLFLYALCNGWLHEGSTVVEASSGSTAISEAYFARLLGLPFVAVIPASTSRAKIDAIGFYGGRCHLVANPADIYTESHRIATESGGHFMDQFTYAERATDWRANNNIAESIFRQMADEEHPVPAWIVSSGGTGGTIATLGRYVAYRRHTTRVLCADPENSVFFDYYASVLDGRPDRGMTLGVGSRIEGIGRPRVESSFIPTCIDAMAKVPDALSFAAMRYLAERLGRRVGGSTGTNFVGMLYLAERMKAAGEAGAIVGLLCDSGERYRSTYYDDAWYDAQGIPVDEPDRVIARAAAGERVFGDAGVGVRTAGVTA; encoded by the coding sequence ATGCCCCATTCCGCCTGGACGCGCGATGCGATCCGCAAGATCGACGCCGACTTCAACCGTTCCGCCGACACCCACCTGATACCGCTCGACCTGCCCGGTTATCCAGCGCTGCGCTTCTATCTGAAGGACGAATCGAGCCATCCGACCGGCAGCCTCAAGCACCGGCTCGCGCGCTCGCTGTTCCTCTACGCGTTGTGCAACGGCTGGCTGCACGAGGGCAGCACGGTGGTCGAGGCGTCGAGCGGATCGACCGCGATCTCGGAAGCGTATTTCGCGCGGCTGCTCGGGCTGCCGTTCGTCGCGGTGATTCCGGCGAGCACGTCGCGCGCGAAGATCGACGCGATCGGGTTCTACGGCGGGCGCTGCCACCTGGTCGCGAATCCGGCCGACATCTACACCGAGTCGCACCGGATCGCGACGGAGTCGGGCGGCCATTTCATGGACCAGTTCACGTACGCGGAGCGCGCGACCGACTGGCGCGCGAACAACAACATCGCCGAGTCGATCTTCAGGCAGATGGCCGACGAGGAGCATCCGGTGCCCGCGTGGATCGTATCGAGCGGCGGCACCGGCGGCACGATCGCGACGCTCGGGCGGTATGTCGCGTATCGCCGGCATACGACGCGCGTGCTGTGCGCCGACCCGGAGAACTCGGTGTTCTTCGACTACTACGCGAGCGTGCTCGACGGGCGGCCGGACCGCGGGATGACGCTCGGCGTCGGTTCGCGGATCGAAGGGATCGGGCGGCCGCGCGTCGAGAGTTCGTTCATCCCGACCTGCATCGACGCGATGGCGAAGGTGCCGGACGCGCTGTCGTTCGCGGCGATGCGCTATCTGGCGGAACGGCTCGGGCGGCGCGTCGGGGGGTCGACCGGGACCAACTTCGTCGGGATGCTGTATCTGGCGGAACGGATGAAGGCGGCCGGCGAGGCGGGGGCGATCGTCGGGCTGCTGTGCGACAGCGGCGAGCGGTATCGGAGCACGTATTACGACGACGCGTGGTACGACGCGCAGGGGATTCCGGTCGACGAACCGGACCGGGTGATTGCGCGGGCGGCGGCGGGGGAGCGGGTGTTTGGGGACGCGGGGGTGGGGGTCAGGACGGCGGGGGTGACGGCCTGA
- a CDS encoding host attachment protein has product MTKTIWIAVANRATARIFTADSPLGALDEIETLIHPAGRAPEQSLVTDKPGRTYDRAGTGRHADSDTAQHDHEAAVFAAEIAACLAKGRETDRFGTLIVAAPPAFLGELRKHLDAQTQNLVTLELDKDLAHLGARELRAYLPERLVRHEA; this is encoded by the coding sequence ATGACGAAGACCATCTGGATCGCCGTCGCCAACCGGGCGACCGCACGCATCTTCACGGCGGACAGTCCGCTCGGCGCGCTCGACGAAATCGAAACGCTCATTCATCCGGCCGGCCGCGCGCCGGAGCAGAGTCTCGTCACCGACAAGCCGGGCCGCACCTACGACCGCGCCGGCACCGGCCGTCACGCGGACTCCGACACCGCGCAGCACGATCACGAAGCGGCGGTGTTCGCGGCCGAAATCGCCGCGTGTCTCGCGAAGGGCCGCGAAACGGACCGGTTCGGCACGCTGATCGTCGCCGCGCCGCCCGCGTTCCTCGGCGAATTGCGCAAGCATCTGGACGCGCAGACGCAGAACCTCGTCACGCTGGAACTCGACAAGGATCTCGCGCACCTCGGCGCGCGCGAACTGCGCGCGTACCTGCCGGAGCGGCTGGTTCGGCACGAGGCGTAA